A window of Branchiostoma floridae strain S238N-H82 unplaced genomic scaffold, Bfl_VNyyK Sc7u5tJ_321, whole genome shotgun sequence contains these coding sequences:
- the LOC118408670 gene encoding flagellar radial spoke protein 2-like encodes MQKLKLEAEEREKERQVEMEKLQLEAEKRCEAQAESARAEVQAEAARALAEAQAEAARALAEAQAEAARALAEAQAEAARALAETQAEAERALAEAHAESTQAETQAQSARAEAQAESARAEAARALAEAQAESARALAEAQAESTQAETQAKGLRSSLRPKSLTF; translated from the exons ATGCAAAAGTTGAAGTTGGAAGctgaagagagagagaaggaacgGCAGGTTGAGATGGAGAAACTGCAGTTAGAAGCTGAAAAGCG ATGTGAGGCGCAGGCTGAGTCGGCACGGGCGGAGGTGCAGGCTGAGGCTGCACGGGCGCTGGCGGAGGCGCAGGCTGAGGCTGCACGGGCGCTGGCGGAGGCGCAGGCTGAGGCTGCACGGGCGCTGGCGGAGGCGCAGGCTGAGGCTGCACGGGCGCTGGCGGAGACGCAGGCTGAGGCTGAACGGGCGCTGGCGGAGGCGCATGCTGAGTCGACACAGGCGGAAACGCAGGCTCAGTCAGCTCGGGCTGAGGCGCAGGCTGAGTCGGCACGGGCTGAGGCTGCACGGGCGCTGGCGGAGGCGCAGGCTGAGTCGGCACGGGCGCTGGCGGAGGCGCAGGCTGAGTCGACACAGGCGGAGACGCAGGCTAAGGGGCTAAGGAGTAGTTTACGACCCAAATCATTGACTTTTTAG